The DNA segment CAATGCTATCGACGTAGCTGATCACGTCTCGTATTAAattgcaacgcactctcgcgctgtgcattgcacaccgtaaAGATCACGAAACACATCAGCGTAAACTGAATCAAAGCTTAACCTCAGCCTAATATCGTCTCCAGACGTGGCAGCGACCAGCAAAGAAAACCAGTCAACAAATAAGGCTAAACGTGTCGTTCAGAACGTGTACTCAGTATTAACTATGGtgaaaccctaccattttttctACTGGCCAAACAATACCTGCCAGCTAAATGTTTGCAGAATCGGTCTATGTTAGTTTATACTGCACATTTTGAACCACAGCGGTCTTCGCACATTTCTGCTAGTTTTCTATATATCTTCAAGTATATTTGCTTCAAAAAAGTTGATTTGACGTTGACAACGTGAACGAGCGGTAACGAGAGGCAAGAACGACGAATACAGAACAGTGATAATTGAAAAGTGTCTACGTCAGACCTGAGAACGAGAACATCACTCAAGACAGAAAGGCTGCGCTATTTTTACGCATTTCGATAGTCATGAAAAGTATATGCATAGAGCAGAATAAAGAGAGGAGTGATAAATATGAAAGTATATAAACCGATCAGATAGTAGGAACGAGCAAATATACAGTGACTGACAGCAAAAACATATGTAATGTGTTTAGGTGCATATATATAATACAGTGAATAAACGTGAATGGCTGTGTTCTTGACGCGCACTGTGTGATCACAATAAGCGATAGTACGTGAGAATTACGACCCGGCTATACGAGCCATACAGGCCAAAAAACGGCCATTGCACGCCCGTTCGAAACACACTAAAGGCAGGACCACTGTCGACGGAGCTTTTCCTCCCCAAGGAAATGTAGCTCTTCCGAAAGGAAGCTTAAAATATCCCCTCGAAGGCGCCCCTGATGCAAAAAAGAGCAATGCGACAGTGTTCTAACGCAACAGCCTCACAGCGGTCGCTCTAGAGCGCAAAAGCATTAGCAACTATCACAAGACACGCAGAGTGGCCCCGAAGACAACGACTGCTGGCTAAAAAATCGTAGCACTTCCATACCTCAAAATCCGACATGTACCGCCCTCCAAAAAGTACGGGCCACAACAGATTCTTGATCCACGCGGCGGTTTGACTACTGAAGAGGGCAGGTAGGACACTTCGCTGTCCTGTAAAACACCTCAGCCTTCCAGGCGGCCTCGCGGAGGCGAAACCCTTTTTTCCAGGCGCCACTTGAAGTCGGCCACGTTTCTTGCTAACCTTCAGTTTCACACAATGCTTACGCCTTCGTCTAATGctggtgccgcagtgatctcataatttttttttgtgcagtcagGGATCCCTTGCACATGACTTCCATGCGTGTATCACAATCAAAGCTGTTGATTTTCATGGGAACAATAAGTAAATAAGTAATGTGGAATGTTCTGTGAGATATGCAATTGATGCTAAGCTTATCGCTCTCTGCACAGCCATTGGGTATGGCTTTTCATCACCATATTTAATAACTGAATGAAAAAGTCAACTGAATAATTCAACCCCTTTGTATTGCTCTCGATCAGGCTGAAGGTTTTAAGCAGCTGTCTGGTGTGGAATGCAGTTGCAATTGGATGCTGTAGTTCTGGTCTTGTAAGACATAAATTAGCAGCCAATGCTCAAACTTTCCTGCGATGTGATGCCTGTTTGATGGCTTTGGTGAAACCAAGGAAGTTCTGGTGGCGTAGCCTTTCGCTGTTTTTGTTGCACCTGCATTATTAGCGTTTTTTTGGAGCTGTGTCGTTGCTACTGTGGATTTCCAGAAAATGTGCATCCTCTGAGCTGTGTAGCTGAGCAAAGTTATGCATTTTTCTTGTGTTGTGAAGCACCCGCATCTTCCAAGTCAGAGCAGCAAGGTTCAATTTTATTTAACAATAGCTGAGGGTTTGAATCACATTACAGAGTTTCAACTCTCAATTTCACTATTTTGTTCCGTGACGTGGGAAAAAAATTAGGGAGTGTATTCTTTTTTCGTCCTGAGACAGGACCAAGATGGTGCGGGCGCCATTAAAAGTGACCTGTGAATTCAGCCTCAAGGTCATGAGCAATAATATAAGCTCCAAAattgcagtgcagctttgtaCTTAGAACAGGTTTTCATAACCTTCGCTCCTGCCTGGGACATGAGTGAtagttttagaattttttttactcCTGAATGCTGTTTTGCTGCCGCATTAATGATATTGCAGGTGTTCACTTTCTAGCCATATTTTGAACTTGAGGTGAACTTAATTGGCTCCTTCTCTAGTCACTTGCGGTaactttcttcttgttttatctTTATTCTGTTTGTGGCACCTGTGCTTGTTTCATCTGCTATTCTATGATAAATGAATTAATCATTTCCTTCTTTTTGACCTTCAGCCGGTCGAGCAGGATTGGTGGCTGCATGCACGTGGCCTTCTCAGCTGTACTATGGCTGGGAAGGCTACGTCGCGGCCACTCGGAAGATCATCGCTACCACAGGCAAAATCATTAGGTAGTATGCGTTGCAAAAGGCAAATAGAGCAGTGTTGCTTCTGCATTGATTTCAGCACACCTGTTAATATGCTTACAGGCTTAACAACGGTAACCGCTTTCATTTGCAGTGGTCTCCGAGACTGGCTTTGCTGGCTCTCAAGTCGCGTATGGTTGTTTAGAGAACATTCAAGATGCTTGGTTTGATCATGCAGGCTTCGCGCAGTGCCTGGCATCCGAGTGCTGGGCTCCCCGGATGTGGGTGCGGTGGCCGTTGGTCCGGATGTGTTTTTTCATCTTCCAGTGGTTCGACAAGCTGTCGCACAACGGTTGGACCCTCAGCCAACTGCAATACCCCTCAGGCTTCCACCTGTGTGTCATGCTGCCGCATGTGGCTGAAAATGTGACCAATCAGTTTGTCTCCGACTTGAATGAGTGCAATGTAACATCATGCGGGCGGGCCTTCCGCTTGTCCAGTTCAGGAAGGGTATGATGCAGCAGCTTTTGTTTATTTGAGCTTAATGCGACGTCCGCTGGTGACCCATTGCAAGGTCTACGGCAGCAAGTTAGAACTGCCTTCACTTTTGTACTGCTGTACACATGCTTTCTTGCTTCGTCACCCTTAAAAGTCACTGCCTCATAGGTGGCTATAGCTATCCCTTTTCTTGCACCAAGCACAGAAGCAAGAGAAACTGCATGCCATGGAACAACTGCCCAGACGGTTCTAATCGTATGCTTTAGGTATTGAAACCTGTCATCAGCAGATGTCGATTTTGCACTGAACTTTCTCTGCACCTCATGCACTTCTGTTCATTTTGTGCAGAAAAAGGAATGAGGGCCCATATCACAACTTGTGTCTCTTCCGCAAACTTCTTTTTCGTGACACCTCATTGGCCGAAAGGAACATTTGCAAAGAGGACTCAAGCCAGGACACGAGCCCTCCATTTTATTTTGTGGTGAAGGAAATTAGAGACCAAGTATGTTTTGGCTTCAAAAATATATACGCATCATTGTTTGTGACTGCAAATTTTCCGTTAGCTATAACAGGCAGACTTTGCTAATCAAGTTGATTAAAATTTGAGTTAATTGGCTGCGTAAAATTTAGCGTGATTATCTTAGTAACTGATGTCTGCCGCAGCTAAcagtttctttatttatttatttatttatttactggtaccttacaggcctccagagaggcattgtgtaagggggtcAAATACAGAGGTTTGCGCAAGATAGGTTATTAATTAAAAAAACATagtaaagtacagcaaaacacaggaaacagaagagttcagataagatatcgcCATTTACAAAACGTGATAAAAGTAAAAACCAACTATGCGTCATGTAACAAAAATAGAGAAAATGCACTAAAAGTTCTGcaaaggcaaaataaaatatatcaGGCATACATGAGGGGGACCCGTTTTTTTCACGGAGTTAGCCgatgggcggagcttgacgtcacctGAAAAAGTCACGTGGGCACtccgcggtaaaaaaaaaaaagaaggaaaagaaaacgaaTTGCGCGAACGCGCGCGGTGTGCACCTCTGCGTGCCAGCGGTTGTGGTCACGTGgttatttgttaaaaaaaataaaaaggctgtTTCTGCGCTTGCGCCTGTGTTGCGCGCGTTGAAAACGGAACTTTGAAACGCGCTCACAGTGGGTCCTGCGCGGCTTCTCGCGCGTTGAAAACGGAACTTTAAACGCGCTCACAGAGTGTCCTGCGCGGCTCTTCGAGTTGAGTAAAAGTTTGAGATGATGGACCCTGATTCGGCGGACGACCCACAAGACGTGATTATGAAGGAATGCCTCCGAGATCTCAAGAAAACTGGTGACAAGTGGACTGGCTATTTGCAGTCCCATGAAGAGCTGCAAGCGTTCGAGAAGAAGTTAGCAGCCGTTCATGTCCAGTTTTCTACGACGTCGTCAAGGAATCACAAGTGTGGGGCATGTGAGTACTCTTGAAGTATGAAGTATATATGCTCTACTAATGTAACGTGACGAACTAGCGATGTTCACGAGTACATATATGTACGCATTTTATATATAGTATAAtgcagccaccacggtggcctaATGGTTAtgaggctcggctgctgacccgaaaggcgcgggttcgatcctgatgcggcgatcgaatttcgatggaggcgcaattctagaaGCACGTTTGCCTTACGatctcggtgcacgttaaagaaccccaggtggtcgaaatttccggagccctgcgctACGATGttcctctcatagcctgagtcgccttcgTTAACTGGCCGAATATTATACTCGCTGTGTGTTCGATCAGCCATCTTATTGTCACGGTCTTGTTATAGTAATTACGCAGCAAAATATTTACAGCTTGCAGATGGGATTTCAATGATACACAAGATCTGAACcactcttgctttttttttctggggtgaaGAAAGGGGGGCGGAGTAGAGATCGTTCTCGTATATAATAGCAGGATATGTATATAGCACAAACCATCCAAACAAGTTGATCCACGCTTAAAACTTCTCACCAGAAAGTTAGAAGTCGTAATTTATAGTTGTAAAACCTTTTTCGTCATGTTGCATAGCAAAATTCACTCTGAGTAACAAAACTGCCTAAAACCGCAAGTCACTTAATTCAGAGAAAGATCTTTGGAACCTAAAATTTGCAAGATTCGGAAcactggtttgtttgtttttttgcaagtGTCAAGCTGGTGTGATTAGCCTGTTTTATGTGCTAGATAGATTCTTGGGTAGATGTAGTTGGGTTTGCGGGCCGTGGGGCAATGGGTTATCCACATTTCGCCCCGGGCGCCGCTGACTTGGTCCTtgtatgcagattttttttttaagcagctcGCCGCGTGGCCCACAGTCCGGCGACGGTCGCCCGGCCGTTCTAAAACAAACAGAGCAAATGCTGCTGGCAGAGGGCTGCCGagctaaaaaataaaagcagtaaCGGCAGCGAGGGGTGCCTGAATGGGACCCGCTCCATGCCTGCGCAGTGCCTGCGTGTCTTGCACCCCGGCGCATTGTTTAGGTCCGTTTTATGGCTTTTCGAGCGCAGTGTCAAAGAAAGCTTTGAGGACGTAGCTTGAAGAATGAAGCTCTCTTGGAAGGCTACTGGCGGGCCATCCTCTGGGTGCACGTGCGACGGTCGTGCAGCTGGATGTCGGTTAATGAGCTGTGTTTGCTCTGCTTCTGGCCAGCGGGGCTCAGATGCCACCCTGTATCTGTTTTTAGAGCACCGGCTGGTGGAAGTTGCGCTTGTGTGTATTTTGTTGTCATGTTGATGTTGCTTTTGGAGTTTGTGGAAAAGTTTGATCGACTTCTTGGAATGCTCGCGGTCCTCGCGGGCAAACAAGCTCGTGGGCACCGGTGTGTCATTGGTCCCTTCAATTTAAGAGAAAATGCTCCGATTGGCTTTAAGAAGCTCATTCCTGATTGGTCGCTAAAATGGTCCCCAGGATGCTGGGGAAACGGATTTAAAGAGGCGTTTTGGCACCAAAAGGGGCTGACTTGGGCAGGGGCTCTTGGTGGAGAGTCGGAGTCGTGAGAGTACGGACAGGGCCAAACTTTGCGCTGGCCACGTTCCGAAGAACGAGGAGCCCCTATGTGTAGCACGAGTCAAGTCGGTCAGGCAGGACAGTTTCGTAGGGGCGAGCTTTGGCCTGACGCTCCTGATCGTTCTTGATGGCAGCGACCACACTGGTCGATGTGTAAAATATGTAAATGGTTTAATAGATAAACCAAGCTGTACATTTCTGCCGAGAAGTTTGCCTACGCCTCATCTTCCTCCTGCAACGTGTCGCGCCCAAACGGACCCCTAGGGCCCCTAAGTCTAACTGGTGTCTCTCAGagtgttgtgacattccttgtgtgctacgaggtacattgttcgacggcgcggcgtagacggaaacccaggtatttctttgtgtgtgctacgaggatccacgttcgacgacgcggcgtagacgaagggacccgccgccgtgacagcggcatcatcaattacccagccatgctctttgagtgacgaccagaacaaccggacccgccgccgccgccgcggggaaacaggctttatcctccccaatttccgggcacattccaggacaagggagctgtcagcgggccagagcgcgccgtaccacagccgacgctatgcgctaccgcgaagacaacattctttccctccttcccctttcgacgtgggctatcgctgggaaggcacccacagcttcccgccgtgcctcgtgaacaaaagcgcattcccagaagggccgtgacggacacctgtcatggcggacaggcagtactcgccaagaatgtggaaagacaggcgctagtgaattagctccgaagagagagcctgtgtatactctcacttgagagagagtggtggcgtttttgttgtttatttagtttgtattgttaacagactctgggttcgaggctaagcccaacccaaggggtggtccccatctcgcatgttatttttcattggagaattgatgctttgggcgggccactgaaaatgaccgcccttagtcctttgttaatcaagtgcttaaaagcgcatgtaaacggatgcagtccagtccagtctgagctggggctccatgcttagcatgtaatgtgatgctacttaggcactaacctgcccggtcgatgagtaaagtagtgcaaagtttgttcttttgtaaattcagttctgctttttccagtttaactctctgtatatgtatgttgtaaaattatgctctgctgtcatcatctacaagctcgcctcctgttcatcttccaagccgaacgacactagaggaagggtttgtgaaccatcctcgaagaaacggacgactattgaaattctactgcatacacgctcaggacgacatcgttcgccaagagggccttcagcgccgaagcccgacggcgtgcagcttctgccagcaaccgctcgagcccaactccggagccactccatcgcccccatgaagtcgtcggcacgtaagctcggacgccccagcctctgatgtataaccttaatcatgtgtaattattgaatatacctgtttgtttaaactgagccatacggtgtctctttgcctctccgtcccgtgtggacctgcgcattatgggggtcatcacagtgtaCTTTTTCCCTTTACCCAGCTCAACTGATGTTCTCTTCAAACCGGGGTACAGTGCCTGTTTCTCTGGACATGCCGTTTCAAGTCGTCCGACAAGTGGACAAGGACTGTGTGCTTGGAATTGATCACCATAAGGACAAATGTGAAAGCACTAGCACTGTAAGCACCTTGTGATCCAAACAATATTGTAGAGTATTAATGACAATAACAATCATTGGTgcagttattttttatttaattgtgtACAGGCTGATGACACATTTGGCATATGTTTTCATTAAGCAAATGATTATATTAAGTATTTCTAAAAATGAGTCTCGGTTTAGTGATTAAAGTTTAGCTTCAGCACAAGTCCTGCATTCATGGGCTGAATCCCATGTTTCGACAGTAATTCATCTTATATGCATAGTCGCGTTATGAAGCCATTGGAGATTGTATGGAGGACCATCCAGGGTCGAAGGGCAGCCTGGTCGAAGGGCAACCTGGGCAAAGAGCACCAACCCGAAAGATGGGCGAGTTCTACGAATGATGTCAGCAGCTGACGCTGCCCGTCTAATTTCCTTGTTTGCCTACAAACGGGAGTCAGTTAACAGCAGTTTCTGAATTATATAGGGCAGCGCACGCAGCTGTCTATATTAAAGCATTTCTTAAGCAAAACAGACCATAACGTTTTGCTACTTTCTGGTTACAAATAGGGTAGTGTTTTGGAGgcagaaaatttttaaaatccTCTAGCTAAACATGGCAGACCCTGTGCATATGAACTACATAAAATCTGCAGTAAGGTACTGATTTCATTGCAATAACGTGCACAGACAGTGGTAATTTTCATGTGTGGCTATGCTTTTAGGCACAAGATCCAACTGACTGGTCCAGCGAagtcttttgcaaaaaaaaaagatcaagcTGCAAGGAACCAAGAAGAAGGGGTGCACTGCAAGCATGCATCTAAAGTGGATCAGCATGTACCCAGAATTCAAGGTTGGCCACTGTTCACGCATTTTATAGAACAATGCAGTTAAGAACAAGTCTTatctccgagttggaaaaacaaGAAGAATAAATTTATAATTAGGTACACAGAACATACTGCACAGCATTTTCAGACACATTTCAGACCAATACTTTGACCAATAGACTTTTCAAAATTTCAGTGTACAGCTCGTTTTTGCTGAAACTATGGCCTATGGTTTTACGCTTCTCTTTTACAGCAAAAGCTGTTTATGTGAAGCTCCTCATAGCACCTCACTGAAGCACCAGTTATATTAATTAGATGCGGAAGAAGCAGTAGCTCTCGCTGGATATTGCACCAGGTGTCAGGCCTTAGCCTTTTCTTTTTATGTGTTTAAAAGTTCAGCTATGTGCTTTGCCTTATATTTTAATTTATAATACTTCCAACATTAAAGCATAAAGCTTGGGCATTGAATATGCATATTTTATCATGACCATTTATGTATCCACATAGTATGATCATGCACCAGATTGTACCGTAAGTTGATTAATATCAAAAAATCAAGTTTATGCTCTGCTTTCACTGCAACACACAATTTGCACATTCTCATCTTTATACTTGCCATGCCTTTTGTAATAATCATTTGTTTGCTAAGTTTAGGGATCCTGTTGAACAGGAAAACAAATTAAATCAGTTTCTTTTACTTGTAATAATAAAACCTTCTTGTAACCTCGAGTTCATCCTAATCGATTAACAAGAATTGCTATGTGGAAAAAGCAAGCCTAGTTAACGTCATTGGAGGCATGAACAAAGGCATTTAGAAAATTCATGCTAAACCACATTTCTTTCACTTGGCCCCTGATAAATTAATTATTTTGCTGTTTAATTTGTCAGAAAGGATCTTTTCCACATAAAAGAGTGagcattttttattgtgttgaaCTCTTATTGTGATCAGATTTTTATGTGTTCATTATTCTGCTTGCATTTCAGGTTGACATCCCTCAACACACAGGGATAGGAAAATCTCTGCAAATGAAGGAGGCAAAAATAAGAGAACTTGAGGAGCAAAAGGCCTATGTAAACTGCAGAACCGAACAGCGCATCTATGTGGCAATCTCGCCCAAGAGTTTCCACCATGCTCATCAATTTGGTGAAATGGCAGGCTTCAGCCAGACTGTAAACAAAGCTGTGTCGGCACGAATTCGGGACCTTGTTTGTGAGGGCGTGACATCGGTACAGGAAGTGAAAAACTGTCTTGACTATTACGTACAAGACGTTCTGTTTGGAGGGAAAAACAAGCCATCAAGAAGCTGCAGAGCATTCTTCCCAACACAAGAAGACATACACAACCACATACAGGCTGCTCTTCGCAGAGATAGGTTTAGCTCTCTTGATCAAGAAAATGCTAAGCAGTTAATTGATAAATCAGAGAGAGGAGCCTGATAGCAAATTCTTTTACAGATAGTATCAGAAGAAAACTGAACAAATCAATAGCCTTCCAAGTGATGACGTTTTGGAGCAAATGGAGCAGGAATGCGAGGAAACGCTACTGTTTTGTTACCAGTCAAAATTTATGAATGAAATGCTCATAAAATATGGACAATCAGTTTCATGCCTGGATGCAACGAACAAAACGACAGACTATGCTCTGCCACTTTTCTTCATTGTCGTGAAGACAGCACAAGGCTACATGTGTGCCGGCGTTTTCATAACGCAATTTGAAACGAGTGCCTGCGTCGCAGAGGCCCTTGAAGTGTTCAGGCAGTGGTGCCCCGACTTAATCCGCAGTATTGGATGATTGACTATAGTAAGGCAGAAATCAATGCCCTTCAGAGCAGCTTCCCCCAAAGCCAAATCACAATTTGTGATTTTCATAGAGAGCAGGCATGGGGAAGTTGGCTAAACAGGTCCGAGAATTGCACTGTTGCAAAAGATGTCCTCTTTCTGCTGCGAAGAATAGCCAATGCAACCTCTGAGGAAGAAATGAATCAATGTATTAATGATCTCAAAGCATCTCGGCATTGggaaaatgaaaaattcagaTGTTACATTGACACACATTGGCTGAGAGTGAAAGAAATGTGGGTGCGTGCATATAGGTTAGGCTATGATGTAGTGCTGACGACAAATAATGGCactgaagcacaaaacaaaaTCTTGAAGCAGTATTACATCAAAAACAGCCATGGCAGAAAGTCTTTGGCAATGCTGATCTCTACACTTGTCAAGCAATTTCTGCCTGACAGACAACATCAGCATCAAAGGAAGGTAATGAGCCTGTCATCATCGTACCGGACATACAAAAACAACATCCCAGAATATTTGCACAACCGGCCACCAGCTTTTATTAAGCATGTAATGCAGAGGATGTTCACTGCATGCGAGTACACGCATGAAGACATCAAGAGAAAATCTGCGGTAGGGCAGTACCTCGTACAGTTGCAGTCGTCATCCAGCTGGCACACGGTGGATTTTGCAGGGCCGAACTGCACGTGCATGGATTTTGCAGCAACAAAGTTTCCGTGCAAGCACTTTTGTGCAGTGTTCAGGCTGACCGAGAGTTCATTTTCTGACCTTCCTGAAAGCTACCTGAATCGGCCTCATGTTGCTGTGACAGCCTGTGCTACTGCTGATGACCAAGAAAACGAACCAGACAGCCAGGAAGGGCATGGAGGAGGAGCAAGTTCGCATGAAGTGACAGCTCTCAGCATACCTCTATGTTCTTCGAATCAGCTGAAGATGAAGCGAAACAACTTTCGAAGCATAATGGAGAAGTGTGGCAGTCTCCTTTTTTACTGCAGCGATTCTTCAGCTCtagacaaagcagcagaaaaactggAGGAAGCCTATTCTCTTCTTGCACAATCAGTTCCGTCTACCAGCGGTCTGTTCATCAGAAACTCCCCAACAAAAGGCTGTTCAGGCCAAGCATCCCACGCTTCACAGAAGGATGCTGTACGAGCAGCACCTAAGATTTTCCAAACAGAAAGGACGAACAAGGAGCACTGGCGCACTAGAGGCCGTGTTGGGAAACAGGCAGATGAGCTGCGCAAGACCATTAATGTTAACCCCTTAGAGTAAGGAATCAC comes from the Amblyomma americanum isolate KBUSLIRL-KWMA chromosome 1, ASM5285725v1, whole genome shotgun sequence genome and includes:
- the LOC144126212 gene encoding uncharacterized protein LOC144126212; the encoded protein is MDPDSADDPQDVIMKECLRDLKKTGDKWTGYLQSHEELQAFEKKLAAVHVQFSTTSSRNHKCGASQLMFSSNRGTVPVSLDMPFQVVRQVDKDCVLGIDHHKDKCESTSTAQDPTDWSSEVFCKKKRSSCKEPRRRGALQACI